One Siniperca chuatsi isolate FFG_IHB_CAS linkage group LG3, ASM2008510v1, whole genome shotgun sequence genomic region harbors:
- the tecrb gene encoding trans-2,3-enoyl-CoA reductase b isoform X2: MKHYEVEILDAKTKDKLCFLDKVEPNATIGEIKSMFHKSHPQWYPARQSIRLDPKGKSLKDEDVLQHLPVGTTATFYFRDLGAQISWVTVFLTEYTGPLVIYLMFYFRVPFIYAPKYDFTTSKHWVVHLACMCHSFHYVKRLLETLFVHRFSHGTMPLRNIFKNCTYYWGFAAWMAYYINHPLYTPPIYGEQQIRLALIIFLFCQIGNFSIHIALRNLRPPGSKTRKIPYPTKNPFTWIFLLVSCPNYTYELGSWLGFTMMTQCLPVAFFTLVGFIQMTVWAKGKHRSYLKEFRDYPPLRSPILPFVL, from the exons GTCGAGCCAAATGCCACTATTGGAGAGATCAAGTCTATGTTCCACAAGAGCC ATCCTCAGTGGTACCCAGCCAGACAGTCCATTCGCCTCGACCCCA agggGAAGTCTCTGAAGGATGAGGATGTCCTGCAACATCTCCCTGTGGGAACCACGGCAACCTTCTACTTCAGAGACCTGGGAGCCCAGATCAGCTGGGTCACG gtctTTCTGACAGAGTATACCGGTCCTCTGGTCATCTATCTGATGTTCTACTTCAGGGTTCCCTTCATCTACGCACCCAAATATGACTTTACCACCAGTAAACACTGGGTCGTACA CCTCGCCTGTATGTGTCACTCTTTCCACTACGTTAAGAGGCTGCTGGAGACGCTGTTTGTCCACCGCTTCTCTCATGGAACAATGCCGTTACGCAACATCTTTAAG AACTGTACCTACTACTGGGGCTTTGCAGCATGGATGGCCTATTACATCAACCACCCGCTGTACACGCCACCCA TCTACGGGGAGCAACAAATCAGACTGGCCCTCATCATATTCTTG TTCTGTCAGATTGGCAACTTTTCCATCCACATTGCTCTTCGGAACCTCCGTCCACCAG GCTCTAAGACCAGGAAGATTCCCTATCCAACCAAAAACCCCTTCACCTGGATCTTCCTGCTGGTCTCCTGTCCCAACTACACCTATGAG CTGGGCTCCTGGCTTGGCTTCACAATGATGACCCAGTGCCTGCCGGTGGCCTTCTTCACCTTGGTGGGTTTCATCCAGATGACAGTGTGGGCCAAGGGGAAGCACCGCAGCTACCTGAAGGAGTTCCGCGACTACCCTCCTCTCCGCTCACCCATCCTGCCCTTCGTCCTGTAG
- the ndufb7 gene encoding NADH dehydrogenase [ubiquinone] 1 beta subcomplex subunit 7 produces the protein MGAHLVRRYVTETETEPDPARKIEFDPQFGFPERNEREMVASQEQMNLAQLPLEQRDYCAQYLLKLMKCKRDNWPNFLACKHERHDWDYCEHQDYVMRMKEYERERRLQLRKKRIEAQAEAA, from the exons ATGGGAGCTCACCTGGTCAGACGGTATGTCACCGAGACAGAAACCGAGCCGGACCCAGCGAGGAAAATTGAGTTCGACCCCCAGTTTGGTTTTCCAGAGAGGAACGAGAGAG AGATGGTAGCAAGCCAGGAGCAGATGAACTTGGCCCAGCTGCCTTTGGAGCAGAGGGACTACTGTGCCCAGTACCTCCTGAAACTCATGAAGTGCAAGAGGGACAACTGGCCTAACTTCCTGGCCTGCAAGCATGAGAGACACGACTGGGACTACTGCGAACACCAGGA CTATGTGATGCGTATGAAGGAGtacgagagagagaggaggctcCAGCTGAGGAAGAAGAGAATTGAGGCTCAGGCTGAAGCTGCATGA
- the zgc:136908 gene encoding transitional endoplasmic reticulum ATPase isoform X1, whose protein sequence is MPGSGGADPKGEDFSTAILKQKHRPNRLIVDEALNEDSSIVSLPQNKMDELQLFRGDTVVLKGRKRRQTVCIVLTDDTCGDERIRMNRVTRNNLRVRLGDVISIHACPDIKYGKKIHVLPIDETIEGLTGNLFEVFLKPYFLEAYRPVHKDDIFLVRGSMRAVEFKVVETDPSPHCIVAPDTVIFCEGEPIKREDEEESLNDIGYDDIGGCRKQLAQIKEMVELPLRHPGLFKAIGVKPPRGILLYGPAGTGKTLVARAVANETGAFFFLINGPEIMSKLAGESESNLRKAFEEAEKNAPAIIFIDELDAIAPKREKTHGEVERRIVSQLLTLMDGLKQRAHVVVMAATNRPNSIDSALRRFGRFDREIDIGIPDSTGRLEILQIHTKNMKLADDVDLERIATETHGHVGADVAALCSEAALQAIRKKMTLIDLEDESIDADLLNSLAVTMDDFQWALSQSNPSALRETVAEVPQVSWQDIGGLGEVKRELQELIQYPVEHPDKFLKFGMTPSRGVLFYGPPGCGKTLLAKAIANECQANFVSIKGPEMLTMWFGESEANVRDVFDKARQAAPCILFFDELDSIAKSRGGGAGDAGGAADRVINQILTEMDGMSDKKNVFIIGATNRPDIIDAAILRPGRLDQLIYIPLPDKPSRTAILNANLRKSPIAQDVDLEYLSGITDGFSGADLTEICQRACKLAIREAIEAEIKAERQRQSRPGIPMDEDFDPVPEIRKDHFEEAMRFARRSVSDNDIRKYEMFAQTLQQSRGFGNFRFPSATGTQSGGQGSGSGSGRPNLYREEGNDDLYQ, encoded by the exons ATGCCAGGCTCAGGAGGAGCTGA CCCAAAGGGAGAAGATTTCTCTACTGCCATCCTGAAGCAGAAACACAGACCTAACAGGCTCATTGTGGACGAAGCTCTCAATGAAGACAGCAGCATTGTCAGCCTGCCACAG AATAAGATGGATGAGCTGCAGCTCTTCCGGGGGGACACAGTGGTGTTGAAAGGGCGAAAACGTCGGCAAACGGTGTGTATCGTCCTGACTGATGACACCTGTGGGGATGAACGAATCCGCATGAATCGTGTGACACGCAACAACCTGCGTGTCCGGCTCGGTGACGTCATTAG TATTCATGCCTGCCCTGATATCAAGTATGGGAAAAAGATCCATGTCCTCCCAATTGATGAAACCATTGAGGGCCTTACAGGAAACCTCTTTGAAGTTTTCCTCAAACCGTATTTTCTGGAGGCTTACCGACCTGTACATAAAG ATGACATCTTCTTGGTGAGGGGGAGCATGCGGGCAGTGGAGTTCAAGGTGGTGGAGACTGACCCCAGCCCTCACTGCATTGTTGCCCCAGACACTGTCATCTTCTGTGAGGGAGAGCCTATCAAAAGAGAG GACGAGGAGGAGAGCCTTAATGACATCGGCTACGACGACATCGGAGGCTGTCGGAAGCAGCTGGCCCAGATCAAAGAGATGGTGGAGCTGCCTCTCAGGCACCCCGGCCTTTTCAAGGCTATAGGAGTTAAG cccCCCAGAGGTATCCTGTTGTACGGCCCTGCAGGAACAGGGAAGACCCTGGTGGCTCGGGCTGTAGCTAACGAAACTGGtgccttcttcttcctcatcaatg GTCCTGAGATCATGAGTAAGCTGGCGGGAGAGTCAGAGAGCAACCTAAGGAAGGCGTTTGAGGAGGCGGAGAAAAATGCTCCAGCCATCATCTTTATTGATGAGCTGGATGCCATCGCTCCCAAGAGAGAGAAG acccATGGTGAAGTGGAGAGGCGTATAGTCTCCCAGCTCCTGACCCTGATGGATGGCCTGAAGCAAAGAGCTCATGTGGTTGTCATGGCAGCCACAAACCGACCAAACAGCATAGACTCTGCTCTGAGACGCTTTG GCAGGTTTGACCGGGAGATTGACATTGGAATCCCTGATTCGACCGGCAGACTGGAGATCCTGCAGATTCAcaccaaaaacatgaaactGGCTGATGACGTCGACCTGGAGAGG ATTGCCACAGAGACCCACGGTCATGTAGGCGCCGACGTGGCTGCTCTGTGCTCAGAAGCTGCTCTGCAAGCCATCCGCAAGAAGATGACCCTCATAGACCTGGAGGATGAATCCATCGACGCTGACCTGCTCAACTCGCTGGCTGTCACCATGGATGACTtccaa tggGCGCTGAGTCAGAGCAACCCATCAGCTCTGAGAGAGACTGTTGCAGAGGTGCCTCAGGTGAGCTGGCAGGACATCGGGGGACTGGGTGAGGTCAAGAGAGAACTGCAAGAGCTCATCCAG taCCCTGTTGAGCATCCGGACAAGTTCCTGAAGTTTGGCATGACTCCATCTCGTGGAGTGTTGTTCTACGGCCCTCCAGGCTGTGGGAAAACCCTGCTGGCTAAGGCCATCGCCAACGAGTGCCAAGCAAACTTTGTCTCCATCAAAGGACCCGAGATGCTCACCATGTGGTTTGGAGAATCAGAAGCCAATGTCAGAGATGTGTTTGATAAG GCCAGACAGGCGGCCCCCTGCATCCTGTTTTTCGACGAGTTAGACTCCATTGCCAAATCCAGAGGAGGCGGAGCTGGGGATGCAGGTGGTGCAGCTGACCGAGTCATCAACCAGATACTCACAGAGATGGATGGCATGTCCGACAAAAAGAACGTTTTCATTATTGGTGCCACGAACAG ACCAGACATCATAGATGCTGCCATCCTGCGGCCAGGCCGTTTGGACCAGCTCATCTACATCCCGCTCCCAGACAAACCATCTCGTACAGCAATCCTAAACGCCAACCTACGAAAGTCCCCTATCGCACAA GATGTGGACCTGGAATACCTGTCTGGCATCACAGACGGTTTCTCCGGAGCTGACCTGACAGAGATCTGCCAGCGGGCTTGTAAGCTGGCCATCCGTGAGGCTATCGAAGCCGAAATCAAGGCTGAGCgtcagaggcagagcagaccAGGCATCCCCATG GATGAGGACTTTGATCCAGTCCCAGAGATCAGGAAGGACCACTTTGAAGAGGCGATGCGATTTGCTCGTCGCTCAGTCAGTGACAACGACATCCGCAAATATGAAATGTTTGCTCAAACTCTGCAGCAGAGCCGAGGTTTTGGAAACTTCAG GTTCCCTTCTGCTACTGGTACCCAGTCtggaggtcaggggtcaggTTCTGGGTCAGGGAGGCCAAACCTGTACAGAGAGGAAGGCAATGATGATCTCTACCAGTGA
- the zgc:136908 gene encoding transitional endoplasmic reticulum ATPase isoform X2: protein MDELQLFRGDTVVLKGRKRRQTVCIVLTDDTCGDERIRMNRVTRNNLRVRLGDVISIHACPDIKYGKKIHVLPIDETIEGLTGNLFEVFLKPYFLEAYRPVHKDDIFLVRGSMRAVEFKVVETDPSPHCIVAPDTVIFCEGEPIKREDEEESLNDIGYDDIGGCRKQLAQIKEMVELPLRHPGLFKAIGVKPPRGILLYGPAGTGKTLVARAVANETGAFFFLINGPEIMSKLAGESESNLRKAFEEAEKNAPAIIFIDELDAIAPKREKTHGEVERRIVSQLLTLMDGLKQRAHVVVMAATNRPNSIDSALRRFGRFDREIDIGIPDSTGRLEILQIHTKNMKLADDVDLERIATETHGHVGADVAALCSEAALQAIRKKMTLIDLEDESIDADLLNSLAVTMDDFQWALSQSNPSALRETVAEVPQVSWQDIGGLGEVKRELQELIQYPVEHPDKFLKFGMTPSRGVLFYGPPGCGKTLLAKAIANECQANFVSIKGPEMLTMWFGESEANVRDVFDKARQAAPCILFFDELDSIAKSRGGGAGDAGGAADRVINQILTEMDGMSDKKNVFIIGATNRPDIIDAAILRPGRLDQLIYIPLPDKPSRTAILNANLRKSPIAQDVDLEYLSGITDGFSGADLTEICQRACKLAIREAIEAEIKAERQRQSRPGIPMDEDFDPVPEIRKDHFEEAMRFARRSVSDNDIRKYEMFAQTLQQSRGFGNFRFPSATGTQSGGQGSGSGSGRPNLYREEGNDDLYQ, encoded by the exons ATGGATGAGCTGCAGCTCTTCCGGGGGGACACAGTGGTGTTGAAAGGGCGAAAACGTCGGCAAACGGTGTGTATCGTCCTGACTGATGACACCTGTGGGGATGAACGAATCCGCATGAATCGTGTGACACGCAACAACCTGCGTGTCCGGCTCGGTGACGTCATTAG TATTCATGCCTGCCCTGATATCAAGTATGGGAAAAAGATCCATGTCCTCCCAATTGATGAAACCATTGAGGGCCTTACAGGAAACCTCTTTGAAGTTTTCCTCAAACCGTATTTTCTGGAGGCTTACCGACCTGTACATAAAG ATGACATCTTCTTGGTGAGGGGGAGCATGCGGGCAGTGGAGTTCAAGGTGGTGGAGACTGACCCCAGCCCTCACTGCATTGTTGCCCCAGACACTGTCATCTTCTGTGAGGGAGAGCCTATCAAAAGAGAG GACGAGGAGGAGAGCCTTAATGACATCGGCTACGACGACATCGGAGGCTGTCGGAAGCAGCTGGCCCAGATCAAAGAGATGGTGGAGCTGCCTCTCAGGCACCCCGGCCTTTTCAAGGCTATAGGAGTTAAG cccCCCAGAGGTATCCTGTTGTACGGCCCTGCAGGAACAGGGAAGACCCTGGTGGCTCGGGCTGTAGCTAACGAAACTGGtgccttcttcttcctcatcaatg GTCCTGAGATCATGAGTAAGCTGGCGGGAGAGTCAGAGAGCAACCTAAGGAAGGCGTTTGAGGAGGCGGAGAAAAATGCTCCAGCCATCATCTTTATTGATGAGCTGGATGCCATCGCTCCCAAGAGAGAGAAG acccATGGTGAAGTGGAGAGGCGTATAGTCTCCCAGCTCCTGACCCTGATGGATGGCCTGAAGCAAAGAGCTCATGTGGTTGTCATGGCAGCCACAAACCGACCAAACAGCATAGACTCTGCTCTGAGACGCTTTG GCAGGTTTGACCGGGAGATTGACATTGGAATCCCTGATTCGACCGGCAGACTGGAGATCCTGCAGATTCAcaccaaaaacatgaaactGGCTGATGACGTCGACCTGGAGAGG ATTGCCACAGAGACCCACGGTCATGTAGGCGCCGACGTGGCTGCTCTGTGCTCAGAAGCTGCTCTGCAAGCCATCCGCAAGAAGATGACCCTCATAGACCTGGAGGATGAATCCATCGACGCTGACCTGCTCAACTCGCTGGCTGTCACCATGGATGACTtccaa tggGCGCTGAGTCAGAGCAACCCATCAGCTCTGAGAGAGACTGTTGCAGAGGTGCCTCAGGTGAGCTGGCAGGACATCGGGGGACTGGGTGAGGTCAAGAGAGAACTGCAAGAGCTCATCCAG taCCCTGTTGAGCATCCGGACAAGTTCCTGAAGTTTGGCATGACTCCATCTCGTGGAGTGTTGTTCTACGGCCCTCCAGGCTGTGGGAAAACCCTGCTGGCTAAGGCCATCGCCAACGAGTGCCAAGCAAACTTTGTCTCCATCAAAGGACCCGAGATGCTCACCATGTGGTTTGGAGAATCAGAAGCCAATGTCAGAGATGTGTTTGATAAG GCCAGACAGGCGGCCCCCTGCATCCTGTTTTTCGACGAGTTAGACTCCATTGCCAAATCCAGAGGAGGCGGAGCTGGGGATGCAGGTGGTGCAGCTGACCGAGTCATCAACCAGATACTCACAGAGATGGATGGCATGTCCGACAAAAAGAACGTTTTCATTATTGGTGCCACGAACAG ACCAGACATCATAGATGCTGCCATCCTGCGGCCAGGCCGTTTGGACCAGCTCATCTACATCCCGCTCCCAGACAAACCATCTCGTACAGCAATCCTAAACGCCAACCTACGAAAGTCCCCTATCGCACAA GATGTGGACCTGGAATACCTGTCTGGCATCACAGACGGTTTCTCCGGAGCTGACCTGACAGAGATCTGCCAGCGGGCTTGTAAGCTGGCCATCCGTGAGGCTATCGAAGCCGAAATCAAGGCTGAGCgtcagaggcagagcagaccAGGCATCCCCATG GATGAGGACTTTGATCCAGTCCCAGAGATCAGGAAGGACCACTTTGAAGAGGCGATGCGATTTGCTCGTCGCTCAGTCAGTGACAACGACATCCGCAAATATGAAATGTTTGCTCAAACTCTGCAGCAGAGCCGAGGTTTTGGAAACTTCAG GTTCCCTTCTGCTACTGGTACCCAGTCtggaggtcaggggtcaggTTCTGGGTCAGGGAGGCCAAACCTGTACAGAGAGGAAGGCAATGATGATCTCTACCAGTGA